The window TTGACGATCGACGACGACATCGCCGGGCTGATGGACCGCTACCACGAGCTGTTCTGATGACCGCACGCGAGACGCCGTTGGTGGCTGTGGTCACCGGAGCCAGCAGAGGGGCCGGGGCGGGGATCGCCCACGCGCTGGGCAGCCACGGCGCCACCGTCTACGTCACCGGGCGCACACACAGGGCCGGCGACTCGACAGCAGCAGGCACCATCGACGAGACCGCCGAACGCGTCACCGCGGCCGGCGGCCAGGGCATCCCGGTGCGCGTCGACCACGGCGACGACGCTCAGGTGCGTGGTTTGTTCGACCGCATCGCTGACGAACGCGGTCACCTCGACATCCTGGTCAACAACGCCGCCATCATCCGTGACGAGATGATGGGACGCACGAAATTCTGGGAGGAACCGCTCAACGTCATCGACACGCTCGATGTCGGAGTCCGCAGCAGCTACGTCGCGACCGTGCTCGCTGCTCCCCTGATGCTGCCCCAACGCCGGGGCCTGGTCGTGTTCACCTCCTCGTCCGGAGGCGTGCACTACGCGTTCGGCCCCGCCTACGGTGTGCCCAAGGCCGCGGTCGACAAGATGGCCGCCGATATCGCCTACGACTTCCGCGAGTTCGGAATCGCTTCCGTGTCAATCTGGATGGGAAGCCTGCTGACCGATCGCGTCCGATCCATCGTCGCCGCCAATCCCAAAAAGCTCGGGCATATCCTCGACTCCGCCGAAACCCCGGAACTCACAGGACACGTCATCTGGGCGCTGTATCACGATCCTGACCTGTTGAGCGTCAGCGGTAAGACTCTCATCGGAGCGGAACTGGCAGGCCTGTACGGGATCACCGACGAGGACGGGCGCCAACCACCCTCCTACCGTGACCTTTTCGGTGTGCACCCGTATCCGCAGTTCGCACACACCATGCGCTGACCGTGCAGCACGGTCGCTAGGGGCGGATGAGCCGGCCTGTAAGCCGGATTCTGTTCCTCGACGCCATCTCTGGCGAGGAGGCGGCGACCATCCATCTGGGCACACCGTCGCCGGGTACCTCGAGCGGCCTACCCGCAGGCTCGGGCGAGCAGCCCTCGAACGCCTGCGCGACCGCAACCAGGTTGCGGCCTTCTTGGCCTTGCTTCGGGTGGGGTTTACCAAGCCACCCCGGTCACCCGGGATGCTGGTGCGCTCTTACCGCACCTTTTCACCCTTACCTCCACGGTGTCCGAAGACGCGGTGGGGGCGGTCTGTTTTCTGTGGCACTTTCCCGCGAGTCACCTCGGATTGCCGTTAGCAATCACCCTGCTCTGTGAAGTCCGGACTTTCCTCGACGCCCAGAAACCTGGGTGCCGCGGCCGCCCGGCCAGCTCATCCGCCCTCTTACGGTAAAGGAGGCGATACTGGGAGCGTGACGCAGGCTCCGCCGGCCCGCTATCTGATGCGGGCCAGAGATCTCGTCGACGCGCGGTACTCCGAGCCGATCACCGTCGACGATCTGGCCGCCGCCGGATTGTCACGTGCTCACTTCAGCAGGATGTTCACCCGCACCTTCGGAGAGTCGCCCCGCGCATACCTGCAGACGCGCCGGCTCGAGCGGGCGGCTTCTCTGCTGCGCCACACCGACAGGTCAGTGGCCGATATCTGCGTGATGGTCGGCCTGCACAGTGTCGGGTCCTTCACCACGAGCTTCGCCCGCACCTACGGGATGCCTCCCGCGGCGTATCGCGCCTCGATGCCACCGGCCGCGGTGCATGCCCGGATCCCCAGCTGCATCCTGAAACGCGATACCCGCCCGAAGGCCGACAGCCGGGTCAAGACAGCACACGGGGAGAAGACGGACGCCACGGCATCTCCGTAACGTCGTGCCCATGATCACGATTGCAAGCGCCCACCTCTGGGTTCACGACCAGGAAGTCGCCCTGAGATTCTGGACCGAGAAGGTCGGTATGGAAGTGCGCCAAGATGTTTCGCTGCCCGATGTGGACGGCATGTTCCGTTGGCTCACCGTCGGACCGCGCGGCCAGGACGACGTCTCGATCGTCCTGATGGCTGTCCCCGGCGAGCCCGTGATGGACGAGCCCACGCGAAAGCAGGTTCTCGATCTCACCGCCAAGGGATTCGCCGGCACCATCTTCCTGACGACCGAGGACTGCCACGCCAGCTACCGCGAGCTTCAGGCTCGCGGCGTGGAGTTCAGCGAGGAACCCCACGAGATGCCGTACGGCATCGACTGTGGCTTCCGCGACCCGTCCGGAAACAGCGTGCGGCTCACCCAGCTCGCCGAGCTTCCGGCGTTCGGATAGTCGGCGTCAGGCGGCGTCGGGTTTGTCGAAGGTGATGAGGTCGATGCTGAGTCGGCCTTCGGTGTCGCTGATGCGGCGGCGCACCGGTGGGCCGGGCAGGGTCGGGGCGATCGAGTAGTGCACCGCCCCGGTCGGGGTCACCCACCGCGCGGTGTGTGACCCGTCCTGGGTTCCGGCGCTGACCTGCCAGCCGGGCGCCTCTTTGGCGTAGTTACACGCCGCGCACTCACCGAGCCCGTTGTCCGCACTCGTCACACCCCCCGCACGGGCCGGTGTGGCATGATCGTGATGCCGTATCGGGGCATCACAGTAGGGCGTGCGGCAGCTCTGATCACGCCGATCGATCAACGTGGCCAACCCCTTCGGAAACAGCCGCGCCCGCGACTCCATCGCCACCAACTGCCCCGACCGCGGATGCCGATACAACCGCCGCAACGTGGCCTTGGCCTCGGCGTCGGTGACCGCGTCGCCGGTCAGCGCGCGGCAGAACCCCGCCGGCACCGGCCCATACCCGTCGAGCCACCCCGGGCAGTCGTCATCACCGGCCAGCGTGGTGTCGGCCATCACCAGGTTCACCTCGACCGGCACCGCGGTCCCCGCTGAACGCCCGGTGATCCGCTCGAACGCGGTATCGGCCATCACCTGACCACGGGAACGCCCATCAAAGGTCGTGTCGGCCTCCCGCCGCAGCGCGGCATACATTCCGATGCCCTGCGCCAGCGGCAAAAGCACCGTGAAATACACCATCCCGTTCGGTGCGGGGCGACAGCTGACCCGCGCCTGAGCCGCCGCCCTGTCGGCGCGCTCCACCACCGCCGCGACATCCAACCGGGCGGCGATCTTCTTCGCCTCGGCCTCCACCCGCTTGTTGCCCCACCCCTCCAGCGTCGAGACATCGGCGCACAACTCCTCATCAAGGAGCCGACGATCCTCGACACTCAGACACGCCGATTCCCGCACGATCAGCGTCGCCCGCCATTCCGAGAGCGCACCGCACTCCAACGCCGCCCACGTATGCGGCATCTCGTCCACCAACGCCTTCGCAAACCCCAGATGCTGACCACCCTTGACCGGGGCATCCCGGCGAGCCAACGCGACCTCCGAGGCCAACCCCTTACCCCGCCGACGCACCGGCACCCCCGCAGCCTCCTCAGCAGCAGCACGCTTAGCCGCCCACAACGCGGTCGCGCGCGCCTGAGCCGCCGCAGCCGCCGATTTCAACCGCTCACACCGCTCGACCACCGCCCGCAGCTCGGCCTGCGACGCCCCCTCATCAATATCGAACAAACTTGGCGCTCCTAGTGTTCTAGTGGGCGCGTTTCTGCTGTTCAGCAGTGTTTTCGGTTGGTGCGGTGAGGGTTTCGGCGTGTCAGCGCCGAGATGAAGGACGCGCACGTGGTCGAACCTCTAGGTTTCGGGGTTACCACACCAACCTCAACCGCGAGGACGACCCACGTGCGCGTCAGTACTGCATTTAACCGTCTGTTGGCGATCCCGGGGGCATCGGTGACCGATGTCGTCATCGGTGAACGTGATGTCGAAGTAACCCTGCGCCCTACTGCCCGTCTCTTGACCTGCCCGTGCGGCAAACGCCAGCCCAGCGTCTATGACCGCCGTCGCCGACGCTGGCGCCACCTCGATCTCGGGGTCAAGCGGTTATGGCTGGTTAATGAGATCCGCCGCCTGAATTGCCCGGACTGCGGGGTCATCACCGAAGCGGTGCCTTGGGCGCGGCCCGGATCCAGGTTCACCCGCGACTTCGAAGACATGGTGCTGTGGTTGGCCCAACGCAGCGACCGCACCACCGTCTCGACACTGATGCGCTGCGCCTGGGAATCGGTCACCGCGATCATCAACCGCGGCGTCGCCGAACTGCTCGACAAGCGGCGCCTGCAGACGCTGTATCGGATCGGTGTCGACGAGATCTGCTACCGACACCCGCACCGCTATCTGACCATCATCGGCGACCACGATACCGGCACCGTCGTCAACATCCGACCCGGCCGCAGCGAGCAATCCTTGACTGATTTCTATACAGCTCAACCTGATTCGATGCTCAAGCAGATCCAAGCCGTCAGCATGGACGTCAGCAAGCCCTACATCGGCGCCACTCGCTCGAAGGTGCCCGAGGCGATCATCTGTTTTGACGGCTTCCACATCATGCGATGGATCAACCGCGCCCTCGACGCCGTCTTCTCCGAGGCGGCAGCCGGCCCCGACAAAGTCCACATGTCCTCAGCGCAATGGCGCACCACCCGATGGGCGCTACGCACCGGCGAGAACAGACTCACCGACACCAAACGCGAACTGGTCAACCAGATCGCCAAGCAGAATCGACGAGTCGGACGAGCATGGGCCCTCAAGGAACAGGCCCGCGATCTCTACCGCTACGACCACCAACCCGGCGTCGCCCGTGCACTGCTCAAGGCCTGGATCACCGCTGCCAAACGCTGCCGCATCCCCGCATTCGTCGCGCTCGGCAAACGACTCGCGGTCTACTTCGATGGCATCCTGGCCGCCATCGAACTCGGCATCTCCAACGCTCTCGCCGAGAGTATCAACGCCAAGATCCGCCTCATCAACGCACGCGGCTACGGCCACCACACCGCCGAAACACTCACCTCGATGATCTACCTCTGCCTCGGCGGACTGCAGGTGAAACTACCCACGAGAACCTGAGTAGCCGCACAAACTTTCGAACATGCCACCGAAGCTACCCCACCCCACCGACATTCAGCGGCCTACGTGGACCGCCGCAGCACGATCAGGTTGTCGCTCAACACACCCGACTGCCCGTCCGGACCGGTCGCGTCGCGTTCGACGACATCCGCACGCAAACGCTCCCATGAACCTTCGCCGAGGTCGATCGTGGCGAGGACCTCGTCGACCGTCGAGAACCGATGCTCGTGGACCTCCGGTGGCGCCCACGGCGGCGCGGCCGCGTGGTCGACGACGATCAGCACCCCGCCGGGCGCCACGGCACGAGCCGCGGCCGCGAAGGTGCGCTCGCGGTCCAGATGCACCATCGACTGCAGGAACTGCGCCGACACCAGATCGAACACACCGTCGGGGAACGACGCCGACAGATCCGTCTGCCGCAACTGCACCCGGTCGGCCAGCCCGCGCTTGTCGGCCTCCTCGGCGGCGCGCCGCAGGGCGGTGTCCGAGATGTCCACCCCGACCACCTCCCAGCCGTGTTCGGCGAGCCACAGCGTGTCGCCGCCCTCGCCGCACCCGAGGTCCAGCGCCCGCCCGGGCTTCAGCGGTGCGGCCACCTCGGCCAACCAGCGGTTCACGTGCCCGCTCCAGATCCGGTCCCGTTGCGAGTACCGCTCTTCCCAATGTTGTTTGACGTCAGTCATTTCTCCTCCTCCAGGAAACTCGCCACCACCGATGCCGCAGCACCTGAACCCGCCGCGATCGCGGCGGCCACCTGCGGCATCCGTGCACTCACATCACCCGCGGCGAAGACCCCGGGCACAGTCGTCCGATACATCGCGTCGACGTCGACGGCCTCGGCCGTGACCGGGCTCGGCGCCGCGAACGCGACCCCCAGTTCGGCCGCCAGAGACGACCTCTGGTGCAGCGTCGTCGCGATCAGCAACCCGCTGCGCGCGATACCGGAGCCATCGGCGAACACGACCTGCGCCAGTTGCCCGTCGGCAGAGACCAATTCGGCGACCGCGCGCTCGTCGATCGCGATTCCGGCTTCTGCCAACCGATCACGCTGCGCGTCGGTGAGATCGGCGGGCCCCGAGGTCAGCAGAACCACGTCGTCGCTCCAACCGCTCAGCAGCGTGGCCATGTGTACGCCGCGGTCACCATCGGCCAGTACCGCCAGCGGCCGGTCACGGGCCTCCCAGCCATGACAGAACGGGCAGTGGAACACCGAATCACCCCACATTTCAGCAAGACCCGGTAGCGCCGGCATGTCGTAGCGCATCCCCATTGCGAGCAGGATCCGGCGGGTCCGCACGTCGCTGCGGCCGGCCAGTTCGACGGTGAAACCGCCCTCGACCGCGACGGCTCCCGTCACGTCGCCGTCACAGACAGCGACGGCCGGATATCGGGTCAGCTCGCGGCGACCCTGCGCATAGAGCTGCGCGGGCGGCACGCCGTCGAAGCCCAGCAGCCCGCCGATGCCGTGCGCGGCCAGATTGCTCTGCGCACCGGCGTCGACGAGAAGCGTTCGCCGCCTCGCCCTGCCGAGAACCAGCGCTGCGCTCAAGCCTGCGGCACCGCCGCCGACGATCACGCAATCCCAGATGTCTTCCATGCCACCACCTTGCCCGCGCCCGGCCCGAGTGCCAAGATCTTTTGCCATGAAGGCAAACCAGGACGACGACGGGGTCGATGCGCGGGTCCGCCGACGGCTACGGGAACTGCGACTACAGCGCGGGATGACACTCGAAGACGTCGCGACCCGTTCCAGCATCGACATCTCGACGCTGAGCCGCCTGGAATCCGGAAAGCGCAGGCTCGCGCTCGATCACCTGCCACGTCTGGCCGGCGCCCTGTCGGTCAGCACCGACGAACTGCTGCGCGCGCCGGAGATCGACGATCCGCGCATCCGGGGGCAGTCCCACACCCACAACCAGATCACGTTCTGGCCGTTGACCGCTCAAGGCCCGGCGGGCGGACTGCACGCCCACAAGATCCGGATCAGCGCCCGTCGGCGCACACCTCCGAAGGAACTGCCGGTGCACGAGGGCCATGACTGGATGTACGTGCTCTCGGGACGACTGCGCCTGATCCTGGGCGATCGCGACTTCACCATCAAACCCGGTGAGGCTGTGGAGTTCTCGACGTGGACACCGCACTGGTTCGGTGCGGTCGACGAACCCGTCGAAGCGATCGCGTTGCTCGGGTTGCACGGCGAACGCGTGCACCTGCACACCGATCAGAGGTAGGCGGTCTGGTTGACCAGACGCACCGAAGCCGCACCGTCGGGATAGAACTCCGCGATCGACAACGACGCCAGGTCGAGGTGCAGCCGGTACAGCATCGCGGGACCGGCGTCGAGGGCCAGGCGCAACAGCGTCTTGATCGGGGTCACATGCGACACGATCAGCACCGTCTGGCCGGCATGCTCCTCGACGATCCGCCGCTGCGCGCGGTGAACCCTCGTCGCGACCGCGTCGAAGCTCTCCCCGCCCGGTGGGGGCACCGAGGTGTCCTTCAACCAGCGCCGGTGCAGTTCGGGATCACGCTGGGAGGCTTCACTGAACGTCAGTCCTTCCCAGGCGCCGAAATCGGTCTCGATCAGGTCGTCGTCGACCACGACGTCGCGCCCGAGCGTTGAAGCCGCGGCGGCCGCGGTGTCGTACGCGCGCTGCAGCGGTGAGGCGATGACGGCGTCGATTCCCCCGCGGTCCCCCAGATATTTCGCGGCGGCGCGCGCCTGCCGGCTGCCGAGTTCGGTCAGCTCCGGGTTGCCTCGCCCGGAATAGCGGCGCTCGACCGACAGCGGCGTCTGCCCGTGGCGCAGGAGCAGCAGCCTGGTGGGCGCGCCCTTGGCGCCGGTCCACCCGGCCGGATTCGTGACGACCTCGGTGGGTGTCGCTTCTCCGGCCGCCGCGTCCATCGCCTCGTTGGCCAGCCGATCGGCATAGCTGTTCTGCTCACGCGGAATCCACGAGTAGGTGATGTGCTCGAATCCGCGTGCCAGGTCCGCCGCCTGCCGGTGCAGGGCGGCGAGGTCCGGGTGCTTGACCCGCCAGCGCCCGGCCATCTGTTCCACGATGAGTTTGGAGTCCATCCGCACCTCGACCTCGGTGGCGCCCGTCTGCGCGGCGGACTCCAAACCGGCGATCAGACCACGGTATTCGGCGACGTTGTTGGTCGCGGTGCCGATCGCCGACCTGGCTTCGGCGAGCACCGATTCCCGATCGGCGGACCACACCACCGCGCCGTACCCGGCGGGACCCGGGTTGCCACGCGAACCACCGTCGCATTCGACGATGACCTTCACGCGCGGGAAGCCTTGACCCGCAACAGGATCGCTGAACACTCCGGACAGCGGACGACGTCGTCGTCGGCTGCGGCCGCGATGCGGGCAGACTCACCCCGGTCGATCTCGATCCTGCACGCACCGCACCGCCGACCCTGCAGGGGCGCGGCACCGACGCCGGAACGGGAACGTTGACGCTCGTAGAGCGAGACGAGTTCACCGTCGATGGTGTCGGCCAGCTCGGCACGACGGGCCGTAGCGCGCTCCCTGGTTTGCACCAACTCCGCGCGGGCGTCGTCGCAGACGCGCTGCGCGTCGTCGATCGCGGTCTGCGCCTGCCCGGCGGCCGACGCCTCCTCTGCCTCGCGGGTGGCGAGCTCCTCACGCCGCTCCATCAGCTCCAGCTGTGAGTCCTCCAGGCTGGCCTGACGCCGTTGCAGCGTCTCCAGCTCGTGCTGCAGGTCGGTCAACTGCTTGGGATCGACGGTGCCGCCCTCAAGCAGGGCCTTGTCCCGGTCCTCGCGTTGGCGCACCCCGTCGATCTCGGTCTCGAACTTCGCGACCTGGGCGTCGATGTCGGCCAGCGCGAGCCGCAGGGAGGCCACACGGTCGCCGACCTCCCGCAGAGCGGCCTGCGCCTCCTCGACCGCCTTCTGCTCGGGCAGGTTCTTGGTCCGGTGCTCGACGCGGGAGATCTCGGCGTCGACCTCGGCCAGCTCGAGCAGTAATTGTTGTTGAGCCACAGCGGCTTTCATCTCAGCATCCCTCGACATTCCATGGATCGGTCCGTACGTCGGACACCGTCACCGGTAGCGCCGGACCGAACTGCCCGCGCAACAGTTCGGCGGCCTGCGCGCACCACGGGAACTCGCTGGCCCAGTGTGCGACGTCGATCAGCGCGACATCCGAGACGCGACGGTGCTCATCGGCGGGGTGATGGCGCAGGTCGGCGGTCACATAGGCCTGCACCCCGGCGCCCGCCACCTCGGCGAGCAGTGAGTCGCCCGCCCCGCCGCACACCGCCACCCGCGACACCGTCGCCGCGGGATCGCCGGCGGCGCGCACGCCCCACGACGTGGCGGGCAGCGCTGCGCGCACGCGGGATACGAACGCCGCGAGCGGTTCAGCCTCCCGAAGGGTCGCGATGCGGCCGAGCCCGACGTCTCCCGGCGGGGTCTGCAGCGGGAACAGGTCGAACGCGGGTTCCTCGTAGGGGTGCGCCGCCCGCAATCCCGCCAGCACCGCGGCGCGCCGTGACGTCGGGGCCACCATCTCGACCCGGTCCTCTGCCAGTCGCTCGACGGCGCCCACGGCTCCGACAGCCGGTGACGCGCCCTCGCCGGGAAGGAACTGTCCGGTTCCGGACACGCTCCAGCTGCACTGCGAGTAGTCGCCGATGTGTCCTGCGCCGGCCGCGAACATCGCCGTCCGGACCGCCTCGGCGTTCTCGGCGGGGACGAAGACGGCCCACTTGTCCAGCGACGGCCCCGACGGGACCGGCGAGAGCACCTCGCAGACCTCCAGTCCGAGCGTTTCGGCGAGGGCGTCGGACACCCCGGGAGACGCGCTGTCGGCGTTCGTGTGGGCGGTGAACAGCGACCGCCCGGTCCGGATCGCGGAGTGGATCAACGCGCCCTTGGCCGTGTCGGCAGCCACGGTGTCCACGCCGCGCAGCAACAGGGGGTGGTGGGCCAGCAGCAGACCTCCCTGCGGCACCTGCGCGAGAACGTCTGCGGTCGCGTCGACGGCGATGGTCACCGACTCCACCGGTTCCGACGGGTCCCCGCAGACCAGCCCGACGGAGTCCCA is drawn from Mycolicibacterium gilvum and contains these coding sequences:
- a CDS encoding helix-turn-helix transcriptional regulator, giving the protein MTQAPPARYLMRARDLVDARYSEPITVDDLAAAGLSRAHFSRMFTRTFGESPRAYLQTRRLERAASLLRHTDRSVADICVMVGLHSVGSFTTSFARTYGMPPAAYRASMPPAAVHARIPSCILKRDTRPKADSRVKTAHGEKTDATASP
- a CDS encoding ISL3 family transposase, which translates into the protein MRVSTAFNRLLAIPGASVTDVVIGERDVEVTLRPTARLLTCPCGKRQPSVYDRRRRRWRHLDLGVKRLWLVNEIRRLNCPDCGVITEAVPWARPGSRFTRDFEDMVLWLAQRSDRTTVSTLMRCAWESVTAIINRGVAELLDKRRLQTLYRIGVDEICYRHPHRYLTIIGDHDTGTVVNIRPGRSEQSLTDFYTAQPDSMLKQIQAVSMDVSKPYIGATRSKVPEAIICFDGFHIMRWINRALDAVFSEAAAGPDKVHMSSAQWRTTRWALRTGENRLTDTKRELVNQIAKQNRRVGRAWALKEQARDLYRYDHQPGVARALLKAWITAAKRCRIPAFVALGKRLAVYFDGILAAIELGISNALAESINAKIRLINARGYGHHTAETLTSMIYLCLGGLQVKLPTRT
- a CDS encoding class I SAM-dependent methyltransferase, producing the protein MTDVKQHWEERYSQRDRIWSGHVNRWLAEVAAPLKPGRALDLGCGEGGDTLWLAEHGWEVVGVDISDTALRRAAEEADKRGLADRVQLRQTDLSASFPDGVFDLVSAQFLQSMVHLDRERTFAAAARAVAPGGVLIVVDHAAAPPWAPPEVHEHRFSTVDEVLATIDLGEGSWERLRADVVERDATGPDGQSGVLSDNLIVLRRST
- a CDS encoding HNH endonuclease, with amino-acid sequence MFDIDEGASQAELRAVVERCERLKSAAAAAQARATALWAAKRAAAEEAAGVPVRRRGKGLASEVALARRDAPVKGGQHLGFAKALVDEMPHTWAALECGALSEWRATLIVRESACLSVEDRRLLDEELCADVSTLEGWGNKRVEAEAKKIAARLDVAAVVERADRAAAQARVSCRPAPNGMVYFTVLLPLAQGIGMYAALRREADTTFDGRSRGQVMADTAFERITGRSAGTAVPVEVNLVMADTTLAGDDDCPGWLDGYGPVPAGFCRALTGDAVTDAEAKATLRRLYRHPRSGQLVAMESRARLFPKGLATLIDRRDQSCRTPYCDAPIRHHDHATPARAGGVTSADNGLGECAACNYAKEAPGWQVSAGTQDGSHTARWVTPTGAVHYSIAPTLPGPPVRRRISDTEGRLSIDLITFDKPDAA
- a CDS encoding zinc ribbon domain-containing protein, which translates into the protein MKAAVAQQQLLLELAEVDAEISRVEHRTKNLPEQKAVEEAQAALREVGDRVASLRLALADIDAQVAKFETEIDGVRQREDRDKALLEGGTVDPKQLTDLQHELETLQRRQASLEDSQLELMERREELATREAEEASAAGQAQTAIDDAQRVCDDARAELVQTRERATARRAELADTIDGELVSLYERQRSRSGVGAAPLQGRRCGACRIEIDRGESARIAAAADDDVVRCPECSAILLRVKASRA
- a CDS encoding bifunctional RNase H/acid phosphatase, producing the protein MKVIVECDGGSRGNPGPAGYGAVVWSADRESVLAEARSAIGTATNNVAEYRGLIAGLESAAQTGATEVEVRMDSKLIVEQMAGRWRVKHPDLAALHRQAADLARGFEHITYSWIPREQNSYADRLANEAMDAAAGEATPTEVVTNPAGWTGAKGAPTRLLLLRHGQTPLSVERRYSGRGNPELTELGSRQARAAAKYLGDRGGIDAVIASPLQRAYDTAAAAASTLGRDVVVDDDLIETDFGAWEGLTFSEASQRDPELHRRWLKDTSVPPPGGESFDAVATRVHRAQRRIVEEHAGQTVLIVSHVTPIKTLLRLALDAGPAMLYRLHLDLASLSIAEFYPDGAASVRLVNQTAYL
- a CDS encoding SDR family NAD(P)-dependent oxidoreductase, with amino-acid sequence MTARETPLVAVVTGASRGAGAGIAHALGSHGATVYVTGRTHRAGDSTAAGTIDETAERVTAAGGQGIPVRVDHGDDAQVRGLFDRIADERGHLDILVNNAAIIRDEMMGRTKFWEEPLNVIDTLDVGVRSSYVATVLAAPLMLPQRRGLVVFTSSSGGVHYAFGPAYGVPKAAVDKMAADIAYDFREFGIASVSIWMGSLLTDRVRSIVAANPKKLGHILDSAETPELTGHVIWALYHDPDLLSVSGKTLIGAELAGLYGITDEDGRQPPSYRDLFGVHPYPQFAHTMR
- a CDS encoding Nif3-like dinuclear metal center hexameric protein is translated as MAVRLADVIDVLDAAYPPRLAQSWDSVGLVCGDPSEPVESVTIAVDATADVLAQVPQGGLLLAHHPLLLRGVDTVAADTAKGALIHSAIRTGRSLFTAHTNADSASPGVSDALAETLGLEVCEVLSPVPSGPSLDKWAVFVPAENAEAVRTAMFAAGAGHIGDYSQCSWSVSGTGQFLPGEGASPAVGAVGAVERLAEDRVEMVAPTSRRAAVLAGLRAAHPYEEPAFDLFPLQTPPGDVGLGRIATLREAEPLAAFVSRVRAALPATSWGVRAAGDPAATVSRVAVCGGAGDSLLAEVAGAGVQAYVTADLRHHPADEHRRVSDVALIDVAHWASEFPWCAQAAELLRGQFGPALPVTVSDVRTDPWNVEGC
- a CDS encoding VOC family protein yields the protein MITIASAHLWVHDQEVALRFWTEKVGMEVRQDVSLPDVDGMFRWLTVGPRGQDDVSIVLMAVPGEPVMDEPTRKQVLDLTAKGFAGTIFLTTEDCHASYRELQARGVEFSEEPHEMPYGIDCGFRDPSGNSVRLTQLAELPAFG
- a CDS encoding NAD(P)/FAD-dependent oxidoreductase; this encodes MEDIWDCVIVGGGAAGLSAALVLGRARRRTLLVDAGAQSNLAAHGIGGLLGFDGVPPAQLYAQGRRELTRYPAVAVCDGDVTGAVAVEGGFTVELAGRSDVRTRRILLAMGMRYDMPALPGLAEMWGDSVFHCPFCHGWEARDRPLAVLADGDRGVHMATLLSGWSDDVVLLTSGPADLTDAQRDRLAEAGIAIDERAVAELVSADGQLAQVVFADGSGIARSGLLIATTLHQRSSLAAELGVAFAAPSPVTAEAVDVDAMYRTTVPGVFAAGDVSARMPQVAAAIAAGSGAAASVVASFLEEEK
- a CDS encoding helix-turn-helix domain-containing protein, translated to MKANQDDDGVDARVRRRLRELRLQRGMTLEDVATRSSIDISTLSRLESGKRRLALDHLPRLAGALSVSTDELLRAPEIDDPRIRGQSHTHNQITFWPLTAQGPAGGLHAHKIRISARRRTPPKELPVHEGHDWMYVLSGRLRLILGDRDFTIKPGEAVEFSTWTPHWFGAVDEPVEAIALLGLHGERVHLHTDQR